The Phragmites australis chromosome 15, lpPhrAust1.1, whole genome shotgun sequence genome window below encodes:
- the LOC133893240 gene encoding uncharacterized protein LOC133893240 has translation MAPFKRISIAFLLAFAVVAATLQPSAAIREAVAKEDQEASMSATGEASHPSARPRFPGLPLFPALPPLPSLPPWARRRPIRPLPPIPCIPGLPRLPFLPPCTPGSQPSPSAPTPPSPPQPAECHTPLAGLMPCADFLTNTSASAPPSACCDGLKSVASGAPICMCHVMNGDFGKLLPAPMLRLRMMQLPRVCGASLPLGTLRQCIRGPVPPMNPPPSTPTLA, from the exons ATGGCGCCGTTCAAGCGCATCTCCATCGCCTTCCTCCTGGCGTTCGCCGTGGTCGCGGCCACGCTGCAGCCGTCGGCGGCGATCAGAGAAGCCGTGGCCAAAGAAGATCAAGAAGCCTCGATGTCCGCAACCGGAGAAGCATCACATCCATCGGCAAGGCCCCGATTTCCGGGTTTGCCGCTGTTCCCGGCTCTGCCGCCGCTCCCCAGCCTTCCACCATGGGCACGGCGACGACCGATTAGGCCGCTTCCACCGATTCCTTGCATTCCGGGCCTGCCACGACTCCCGTTCCTGCCTCCGTGCACTCCGGGCTCGCAGCCTTCCCCGAGCGCTCCAacaccgccgtcgccgccgcagcCAGCTGAGTGCCACACGCCGTTGGCGGGGCTGATGCCGTGCGCGGACTTCCTCACCAACACCAGCGCGTCGGCGCCTCCGAGCGCGTGCTGCGACGGCCTCAAATCTGTCGCCAGCGGCGCGCCCATCTGCATGTGCCACGTCATGAACGGCGACTTCGGCAAGCTCCTGCCGGCGCCCATGCTACGCCTGCGTATGATGCAGCTCCCCCGCGTGTGTGGCGCCTCTTTGCCACTTGGCACGCTTCGCCAGTGCATCA GGGGACCTGTGCCGCCGATGAACCCTCCGCCATCGACCCCGACACTTGCATAA